A part of Podarcis raffonei isolate rPodRaf1 chromosome 12, rPodRaf1.pri, whole genome shotgun sequence genomic DNA contains:
- the DPH3 gene encoding diphthamide biosynthesis protein 3 — MSVFHDEVEIEDFEFDEETETYSYPCPCGDRFLITREDLENGEDVATCPSCSLIVKVIYDKEQFMCGEEVSAPPANKELVKC; from the exons ATGTCTGTTTTCCACGACGAAGTGGAGATCGAGGACTTCGAGTTCGATGAGGAGACGGAGACCTACAGCTACCCGTGTCCCTGCGGGGACCGGTTCCTCATCACGCGG GAGGATCTGGAGAATGGTGAAGATGTAGCCACCTGTCCAAGCTGCTCACTCATAGTAAAAGTCATCTACGATAAG GAACAGTTTATGTGTGGCGAAGAAGTCTCTGCACCACCAGCAAACAAAGAACTGGTTAAATGCTGA